Proteins found in one Planctomycetes bacterium MalM25 genomic segment:
- the gmd gene encoding GDP-mannose 4,6-dehydratase, which translates to MPENEEPKRAFITGVTGQDGSYLAELLLAKGYEVWGMIRRSSSFNTGRIDHLYQDPHEPQRRLKLVYGDLADTGSIRSALAEARPHEVYNLAAQSHVKVSFETPEYTSDITGVGVVRLLGAIHELGLDCRFYQASSSEMYGDADESPQNESTPFRPRSPYAAAKAFAHYVTRNHREAYGLFAVSGLLFNHESPRRGETFVTRKISHAAARIRSGVQDRLFLGNLDARRDWGFAGDYVEAMWRMLQADTPDDFVIATGKTCSVREFCDHCFAEIGLPLTWQGSGLDERGVDAEGRTLIEVDPRYFRPTEVDSLCGDASKAERVLGWKPTICAPELARMMVRADLESQQAS; encoded by the coding sequence ATGCCTGAAAACGAAGAACCGAAGCGCGCGTTCATCACCGGGGTCACCGGTCAGGACGGCTCGTACCTGGCCGAGTTGCTGCTCGCCAAGGGGTACGAGGTCTGGGGGATGATCCGCCGCAGCTCGTCGTTCAACACGGGGCGGATCGATCACCTCTACCAAGACCCGCACGAGCCCCAGCGTCGTTTGAAGCTTGTGTACGGTGACCTGGCGGACACGGGCTCGATCCGCTCGGCGCTCGCCGAGGCTCGCCCCCACGAGGTTTACAACCTCGCCGCGCAGTCGCACGTGAAGGTCTCGTTCGAGACGCCCGAGTACACGAGCGACATCACGGGCGTGGGCGTGGTCCGGTTGCTCGGCGCGATCCATGAGCTCGGTCTCGATTGCCGTTTCTACCAAGCGTCGTCGTCGGAGATGTACGGCGATGCGGACGAGTCGCCGCAGAACGAGTCGACCCCGTTCCGCCCCCGCAGCCCCTACGCCGCCGCGAAGGCGTTCGCTCATTACGTGACGCGCAACCACCGCGAGGCGTACGGCCTGTTCGCGGTGAGCGGGCTGCTGTTCAACCACGAGTCGCCCCGGCGAGGTGAGACCTTTGTCACACGCAAGATCAGCCACGCCGCCGCGCGGATCCGCTCGGGCGTGCAGGACCGGCTCTTCCTGGGCAACCTCGACGCCCGCCGTGACTGGGGATTCGCCGGCGACTACGTCGAGGCGATGTGGCGGATGCTCCAAGCGGACACGCCGGACGACTTCGTGATCGCCACGGGCAAGACCTGCTCGGTGCGCGAGTTCTGCGACCATTGCTTCGCGGAGATCGGCTTGCCCCTCACCTGGCAGGGGAGCGGCTTGGACGAGCGGGGCGTGGACGCGGAGGGGCGGACGCTGATCGAGGTCGATCCGCGGTACTTCCGCCCCACCGAGGTCGACTCGCTCTGCGGCGACGCCTCGAAGGCGGAGCGCGTCCTCGGCTGGAAGCCGACCATTTGCGCGCCCGAGCTGGCCCGGATGATGGTCCGCGCGGACCTGGAAAGCCAGCAAGCCTCGTAG
- a CDS encoding WecA-like glycosyltransferase: MEAAVTLSSLFFSEYRAATYVLALAVGWLVAYLLTPVVRRSAIKLGFVDKPGGRKTQKQAISLGGGVAVFGGAIVSVAVAFLFADAALTVSFFEGDGRFLVGLALASTATLVLGLFDDATNMRGRYKLLGQLVIAGVLVYLGLRVETLGLFGGDLSLGWMAIPFSVFWLVGSTNAINLLDGIDGLASSIGMVLCLTLAAINAYFGQFPEAVVMLAVAGALLGFLRYNFAPASIYLGDAGSMVIGLVIGAVALHTQQKAPLAVALIIPLAVWAVPILDSGAAIVRRRLTGRSIFDPDRGHLHHSLLTRGWSVRQASIFITLICAITCLSAALGVFWRNEWVVLGTVAFVVVFLIGSKTFGHVEFELLRNRMRQHGLSIKVARKPAGTPHHGTVRLQGSHEWEVLWDSLVESADDYGLTKLQLTIHMPAVHEAFYANWRAPKAAVKPHADSVWRVAHPLMVDGESVGKLEVSGVADDPARSTPTQVTQVLDFLEPIEENIRRVKEALTAGERPAAVPAAKPTPDGLTPNPSPGNGAPGVGAADLLAAGQ, from the coding sequence ATGGAAGCCGCCGTGACCCTGTCGTCGCTCTTTTTCTCCGAATACCGAGCCGCCACCTACGTGCTGGCTTTGGCGGTCGGGTGGCTGGTTGCGTACCTGCTCACCCCCGTGGTGCGGCGGTCGGCGATTAAACTTGGCTTCGTCGATAAACCGGGCGGCCGCAAGACGCAGAAGCAGGCGATCTCGCTCGGCGGTGGCGTGGCGGTCTTCGGCGGGGCGATCGTCTCCGTCGCCGTGGCTTTCCTGTTCGCCGACGCGGCCCTGACGGTCTCGTTCTTCGAGGGGGACGGCCGCTTCCTCGTCGGCCTGGCGCTCGCCTCCACCGCGACGCTGGTGCTTGGCCTCTTCGACGACGCGACCAACATGCGGGGCCGCTACAAGCTGCTCGGACAGCTCGTCATCGCGGGCGTGCTGGTCTACCTCGGCCTGCGGGTGGAGACGCTCGGGCTCTTCGGCGGCGACCTCTCGCTCGGCTGGATGGCGATCCCGTTCTCGGTCTTTTGGCTCGTCGGATCGACCAACGCGATCAACCTGCTGGACGGCATCGACGGCCTCGCCTCGAGCATCGGCATGGTGCTCTGCCTGACGCTCGCCGCGATCAACGCTTACTTCGGCCAATTCCCCGAGGCGGTGGTGATGCTCGCCGTCGCCGGGGCGTTGCTGGGCTTCCTCCGTTACAACTTCGCGCCGGCCTCGATCTACCTGGGCGACGCGGGCAGCATGGTCATCGGCCTGGTGATCGGCGCCGTCGCCCTGCACACGCAGCAGAAGGCGCCCCTCGCGGTCGCGTTGATCATCCCGCTGGCCGTGTGGGCCGTGCCGATCCTCGACTCGGGGGCGGCCATCGTCCGCCGCCGCCTGACCGGCCGCAGCATCTTCGACCCCGACCGGGGCCACCTGCACCACTCGCTGCTGACCCGCGGCTGGAGCGTCCGGCAGGCGTCGATCTTCATCACGCTCATCTGCGCCATCACCTGCCTCAGCGCGGCGCTCGGCGTCTTCTGGCGGAACGAGTGGGTTGTGCTCGGCACGGTCGCCTTCGTGGTCGTCTTCCTGATCGGCAGCAAGACGTTCGGCCACGTCGAGTTCGAGCTGCTCCGCAACCGGATGCGTCAGCACGGCCTCTCGATCAAGGTCGCTCGCAAGCCGGCCGGCACGCCGCACCACGGCACGGTCCGCCTGCAGGGCTCGCACGAGTGGGAGGTCCTGTGGGACTCCTTGGTCGAGTCGGCGGACGACTACGGCCTGACGAAGCTGCAGCTCACGATCCACATGCCGGCCGTTCACGAGGCCTTCTACGCCAACTGGCGGGCCCCCAAGGCGGCCGTCAAACCGCACGCCGACAGCGTCTGGCGGGTCGCTCACCCGCTGATGGTTGACGGCGAATCGGTCGGTAAGCTCGAGGTGTCGGGCGTGGCGGACGACCCGGCCCGTTCGACCCCCACTCAGGTGACTCAGGTCCTCGATTTCCTCGAGCCGATCGAAGAGAATATACGACGCGTGAAGGAGGCCCTCACCGCGGGGGAGCGCCCCGCCGCCGTTCCGGCGGCGAAACCGACCCCTGACGGATTGACCCCCAACCCGTCACCCGGGAACGGGGCGCCGGGCGTTGGGGCGGCGGACCTGCTCGCGGCCGGGCAGTGA
- the fcl gene encoding GDP-L-fucose synthase, translating to MPSEPIPRSARVYISGHRGMVGSALVRRFEEAGFTNLLTATRQACDLRDQAAVDAWFDEHRPEHVVHAAGTVGGIQANRTRPAEFLYDNLMIHATVMRAAWRTGVERLLYLGSSCVYPPGCPQPMREEHLLSGPLEPTNEAYAIAKIAGVKACQAYRRQHGCRFIAAMPTNLYGPNDNFDPVGSHVVAGMLLKFHNAAQQDDPAVQLWGTGSPRREFLYVDDLADACLFLLENYDDEAPINVGCGEDVTIKELADLVRQTVCPEARVDYDTSMPDGPARKLLDVTRLHALGWRHRTGLAEGLRKTYEWYRSHPERPA from the coding sequence ATGCCTTCTGAACCGATCCCACGCAGCGCGCGCGTCTATATCTCCGGCCACCGTGGCATGGTCGGGTCGGCTCTCGTGCGCCGCTTCGAGGAGGCCGGATTCACCAACCTGCTCACCGCGACCCGGCAAGCGTGTGACCTCCGCGACCAAGCCGCCGTCGACGCCTGGTTCGACGAGCACCGTCCGGAGCACGTCGTCCACGCCGCGGGGACGGTCGGCGGCATCCAGGCGAACCGGACCCGCCCCGCGGAGTTCCTCTACGACAACCTGATGATCCACGCGACCGTGATGCGGGCCGCGTGGCGCACCGGGGTGGAGCGGCTGCTCTACCTCGGCAGCAGCTGCGTCTACCCGCCCGGCTGCCCGCAGCCGATGCGGGAGGAGCACCTCCTCTCGGGTCCGCTCGAGCCGACCAACGAGGCGTACGCCATCGCGAAGATCGCCGGGGTGAAGGCGTGCCAGGCTTACCGCCGCCAGCACGGCTGCCGGTTCATCGCCGCGATGCCGACCAACCTGTACGGGCCGAACGACAACTTCGACCCGGTCGGATCGCATGTCGTCGCCGGCATGCTGCTGAAGTTCCACAACGCGGCGCAGCAAGATGACCCCGCGGTCCAGCTCTGGGGGACCGGCTCGCCCCGCCGCGAGTTCCTCTACGTGGACGACCTGGCCGACGCCTGTCTGTTTCTCTTGGAGAACTACGACGACGAAGCGCCGATCAACGTCGGTTGCGGCGAGGACGTGACGATCAAAGAGCTGGCGGACCTCGTCCGCCAGACCGTCTGCCCCGAGGCGCGCGTTGACTACGACACGTCGATGCCCGACGGACCGGCTCGCAAGCTGCTCGACGTGACGCGTCTTCACGCGCTCGGCTGGCGCCACCGCACCGGGCTGGCCGAGGGCCTGCGAAAGACGTATGAATGGTACCGATCCCACCCAGAACGCCCCGCCTGA
- a CDS encoding Heavy-metal-associated domain protein — protein MHAIRLALLSAGLLLAVPALSAEAPKTKALPPGRVEVTVADLHCATCAKKVARKLYSLKGVKRVNSSLKDDLVVVTMHARHQAPVVKIWSAVAAAEIPPVEIRYADQRLDAEKMKPLLTAAKAAAVPK, from the coding sequence ATGCACGCGATCCGCCTCGCTCTGCTCTCAGCCGGCTTGTTGCTGGCGGTCCCCGCTCTCTCGGCCGAAGCGCCCAAGACCAAGGCACTGCCGCCGGGCCGCGTCGAGGTGACGGTCGCCGACCTGCACTGCGCTACGTGCGCCAAGAAGGTCGCGCGGAAACTCTACTCGCTGAAGGGCGTCAAACGGGTCAACTCCTCGTTGAAAGACGATTTGGTGGTGGTCACGATGCACGCCCGGCACCAGGCGCCGGTCGTCAAGATCTGGTCGGCGGTCGCCGCGGCCGAGATCCCGCCGGTCGAGATCCGCTACGCGGACCAACGCCTCGACGCGGAGAAGATGAAGCCGCTGCTGACCGCCGCCAAAGCGGCCGCCGTCCCCAAGTAG
- a CDS encoding Putative acetyltransferase, with amino-acid sequence MSEDAPPPTEAWIDLSTYTPGDYYPGRGRLTQIVWYFLSVALFESGWFPLGGVKLAILRAFGAQIGQNVTLKPNVRIKYPWRLIVGDHVWIGQECWIDNLVEVRIGSHVCISQRAYLCTGGHDHRARGFDLKCGEIVIEDGAWVAASALVLGGVTVGANALVAAGSAATRDVPPAKIAGGCPAKVLADREPPTA; translated from the coding sequence TTGTCCGAAGACGCCCCGCCGCCGACCGAAGCGTGGATCGACTTGTCGACCTACACGCCCGGCGACTACTACCCGGGGCGGGGCCGGCTGACGCAGATCGTCTGGTACTTCTTGAGCGTGGCGCTCTTCGAGTCGGGCTGGTTCCCGCTGGGGGGGGTGAAGCTGGCGATCCTCCGCGCCTTCGGCGCCCAGATCGGCCAGAACGTCACGCTCAAGCCGAACGTCCGGATCAAGTACCCGTGGCGGCTGATCGTCGGGGACCATGTCTGGATCGGCCAAGAGTGCTGGATCGACAACCTGGTCGAGGTGCGGATCGGCAGCCACGTCTGCATCTCGCAGCGGGCCTACCTGTGCACGGGCGGGCACGACCATCGCGCCCGCGGGTTCGACCTGAAGTGTGGTGAGATCGTGATCGAGGATGGCGCTTGGGTCGCCGCCTCGGCCCTGGTGCTGGGCGGGGTGACGGTCGGCGCGAACGCCCTGGTCGCCGCCGGCAGTGCGGCCACCCGTGACGTGCCCCCGGCGAAGATCGCGGGGGGTTGCCCCGCCAAGGTGCTCGCCGATCGCGAGCCGCCAACGGCCTGA
- the chmD gene encoding dTDP-4-oxo-6-deoxy-D-allose reductase produces the protein MSDKLILVAGGGGFIGGHLIAKLLELGHTRIRCVDIKPTSEWYQVHDGVENVVADLKLKEACVAACQDADRVYNLAADMGGMGFIENNKALCMLSVLINTHLLEAAKDAGVDRFFYASSACVYNADKQKCEDVVPLKEADAYPAMPEDGYGWEKLFSERMCRHFREDYGLTTRVARFHNVYGPYGTWDGGREKAPAAICRKVIHAKETGDHNIEVWGDGKQTRSFMYIDDCVEGILKITESDILEPINLGSDEIVTITGLTEMVAEIAGIEITRDHNLDAPKGVNGRNSDNTLIQELLGWAPGIKLRDGMEKTYNWIHAEYLAKHGATV, from the coding sequence ATGAGCGACAAACTGATCTTGGTGGCTGGCGGCGGCGGTTTCATCGGAGGGCACCTCATCGCCAAGCTGCTCGAACTAGGCCACACCCGCATCCGCTGCGTCGACATCAAGCCGACCAGTGAGTGGTACCAGGTCCACGACGGCGTCGAGAACGTGGTCGCCGACCTGAAGCTCAAAGAGGCTTGCGTCGCCGCCTGCCAGGACGCCGACCGGGTCTACAACCTGGCCGCCGACATGGGCGGCATGGGCTTTATCGAGAACAACAAGGCGCTCTGCATGCTGAGCGTGCTGATCAACACGCACCTCTTGGAAGCGGCCAAGGACGCCGGCGTGGATCGGTTCTTCTACGCCTCGAGCGCGTGCGTTTACAACGCGGACAAGCAGAAGTGCGAGGACGTGGTCCCCCTCAAGGAGGCCGACGCCTACCCCGCGATGCCCGAGGACGGCTACGGCTGGGAGAAGCTGTTCAGCGAGCGGATGTGCCGCCACTTCCGTGAGGACTACGGCCTCACGACCCGCGTCGCCCGCTTCCACAACGTGTACGGCCCGTACGGCACGTGGGACGGCGGCCGTGAGAAGGCGCCCGCCGCGATCTGCCGTAAGGTGATCCACGCCAAGGAGACCGGCGACCACAACATCGAGGTCTGGGGCGACGGCAAGCAGACCCGCAGCTTCATGTACATCGACGACTGCGTCGAGGGCATCCTCAAGATCACCGAGTCGGACATCCTCGAGCCGATCAACCTCGGCTCGGACGAGATCGTCACCATCACGGGCCTCACCGAGATGGTCGCCGAGATCGCCGGCATCGAGATCACCCGCGACCACAACCTCGACGCCCCCAAGGGCGTGAACGGTCGCAACAGCGACAACACGCTGATCCAGGAGCTCCTCGGCTGGGCGCCCGGAATCAAGCTGCGGGACGGCATGGAGAAGACCTACAACTGGATCCACGCCGAGTACCTCGCGAAGCACGGCGCCACGGTCTGA